A window of the Diorhabda carinulata isolate Delta chromosome 1, icDioCari1.1, whole genome shotgun sequence genome harbors these coding sequences:
- the LOC130901234 gene encoding protein MON2 homolog isoform X1, producing the protein MAYEGSTHNVELSPAFIETLQSDFKSLSSESKKKYPQVKEACEEAINKLKSTQSSPQTSIYYVVNQIIYPLSQGCETKDVKLIRLCLQIMQKLITHQLVDQKGALYITDTLWALMELGIEEVKILQTVTLLLTTNTVVHGETLARTLVLCFRLHFAKNSTTINTAGATVRQLVYLVFERVVSEHEQFSKAENLPQRIPINFEDLKVPSGNPPKGLPPCAGDAFLLFQDLVQLVNADQPFWLIGMTEMTRTFGLELLESVLTQFSLVFYKNVEFSFLLKERVCALVIKLFSPNIKYRSNVPSSIQQATPFEKPYFPISMRLLRVVSILIQKYHSLLVTECEIFLSLIVKFLDPDKPTWQRSLALEVLHKMTIQPELLNSFCECYDLNVHTTSIFQDIVNSLGAYVQSLFVSPQLQMGAGIPVAQGQPPVYLGGLPAGPGVSPQPGFLLRGVWLPIVATFPTGQTKSTYLEMLDKIEPPIVPDGYGISVAYACLMEIIRSLQITINPQHLPEEPVVPKKENSRELNCQLINSSWCGLLAALSPLVDASTEESVSENVLKAIQTYTSLCGMLDLHTPRDAFITAICKSSLPPHYALTVLNAVTSGVNLRQAHRDSQDINLPMVVQYGETEYRQQVVAVGTPLPTSSIPAGTQQGPVMLTAKNLQSMRALLSLAHCHGGILGTSWHLVLTTLQHLVWILGLKPSTGGSLKAGRPTADTNAVITSSVMDNLPVLSTMLSKLFESSQYLDDVALHHLISALCKLSQEAMELAYSNREPSLFAVAKLLETGLVNMSRIEVLWRPLTNHLLEVCHHPHIRMRGWGVEAITYLVKSALHYNHAIPLRENQKLQTLLLGPLYELSSVPHGDVRQKQLECVLQILHTNGETLSHGWPLVLGIIGAVNDQHGENLIRIAFQCLQLVITDFLPVMPWRCLPLCVDTVSKFGSQTQELNISLTAVGLMWNISDYFHQNQGKLSQASNEDNTVLPDFPGTLNMPSFDKLWMCLYARLGDLCVDSRPAVRKSAGQTLFSTISAHGSLLKQSTWQVLLWQVLFPLLDKVRSLSNSASSEKVDAGGNILIHHTRNTAQKQWAETQVLTLSGVARVFNTKRQLLQALGDFPRAWSILLEFIENAALSKNNEVSIAALKSFQEILFLNKNQNGDNKISCDDKDIWVVAWKIWVKIGTEITVPLIEQETQEDFYIPSQMFLTALVQIFPNVFQHVKITFTLEDLKQLGAVLLNAVSIPVFGETPYIISTSSDITLTPLHDGVLHVMELLQKEALLKNNSKMIPEIFTLLLSFSKFTCSPPTCSKVENKHNKMADWVTMNYVPFGEKSISMVVKLYEKTAENPEVITANILKDIIVTLHTPLALKYNCVSNSIWKLAANSLLTVLKVGLKVARGHGNQFATMWNELYNTLNDFLFPTTCAPGEKGLDEMVSDEATDCQIIDLLRTEVLPYSKNIPKDFIMQVVILLNKGSIHSATNVKTDGDIELTLREEFAKTCFETLLQFSLIDGANNGLLTSSDDKNNGIAGHLAVTSLLHRFQEVLKKYIEDEKLSGKCPLPRYRLSEISFVLKALTTLIVSMKKATTVKEDNKAWEQLINLYPYLVECTTTSSTQVSRPLREALLQFCDLLQPPHNRNNNVIKIPDSLI; encoded by the exons ATGGCTTATGAGGGAAGTACACATAATGTAGAGCTTTCTCCGGCCTTTATTGAAACTTTACAGAGTgattttaaaagtctctcttcAGAATCCAAAAAGAAATATCCCCAAGTGAAAGAG GCTTGCGAGGAAGCTATTAATAAGTTAAAAAGTACTCAATCTTCACCACAAACGTCAATATATTATGTTGTCAACCAAATTATCTACCCCCTTTCTCAAGGTTGTGAAACGAAGGATGTTAAACTGATAAGA CTATGTTTACAAATAATGCAAAAACTGATAACTCATCAATTAGTGGATCAAAAAGGTGCTTTATACATTACTGATACATTATGGGCTCTTATGGAACTGGGTATAGAAGAGGTCAAAATATTGCAAACTGTTACTCTACTATTGACAACAAACACTGTAGTTCATGGTGAAACTTTGGCAAGG actttAGTACTATGTTTTCGACTCCACTttgcaaaaaattcaacaacTATAAATACAGCTGGTGCAACTGTAAGACAATTGGTATATCTTGTATTTGAAAGAGTTGTATCTGAAcatgaacaattttcaaaagcTGAAAATTTGCCTCAGAGAATACCTATCAACTTTGAAGATTTGAAAGTTCCTAGTGGGAACCCACCAAAAG GCTTACCACCATGTGCTGGAGATGCGTTTTTACTATTTCAAGATTTAGTACAATTAGTAAATGCAGATCAACCTTTTTGGTTAATTGGCATGACAGAAATGACAAGGACATTTGGACTAGAGTTACTGGAATCAGTATTAACACAATTTTCTTTAGTATTTTATAAG AATGTTGAATTCAGCTTCCTTCTTAAGGAGAGAGTATGTGCTTTagtcataaaattattttccccAAATATTAAATACAGAAGCAATGTACCAAGCAGTATTCAGCAGGCTACTCCATTTGAAAAACCATACTTTCCAATTAGTATGAGACTACTAAGAGTGGTATCCATTCTTATCCAAAAATACCATAGCTTATTG gtGACGGAATGTGAAATATTCTTGtctttaattgtaaaatttctgGATCCTGACAAACCTACTTGGCAGAGGTCACTTGCACTAGAAGTTTTACATAAAATGACTATCCAGCCGGAACTGTTGAACTCATTTTGTGAATGTTATGATTTGAATGTACATACAACAAGCATTTTCCAAGATATTGTGAATTCTTTAGGTGCCTATGTACAATCTTTATTTGTTAGCCCACAATTGCAGATGGGAGCAGGCA ttCCAGTAGCACAAGGTCAGCCTCCTGTGTACCTTGGAGGCTTACCAGCAGGGCCCGGAGTTTCTCCCCAACCAGGCTTTCTTTTGAGAGGAGTATGGTTACCTATTGTAGCTACATTCCCCACTGGACAAACAAAATCTACTTA TTTGGAAATGCTGGATAAAATAGAACCCCCCATAGTTCCAGATGGTTATGGCATATCAGTAGCTTACGCATGTTTGATGGAAATCATCAGATCTCTTCAAATTACCATAAATCCTCAACATCTTCCAGAGGAACCTGTGGTGCCTAAGAAAGAAAATAGTAGAGAGTTAAATTGTCAGCTTATCAACTCCAGTTGGTGTGGATTGTTGGCTGCTTTAAGTCCACTTGTTGATGCTAGTACTGAAGAATCTGTATCTGAGAACGTTTTAAAAGCTATTCAGACTTACACTTCCTTGTGCGGAATGCTTGACTTACACACTCCAAGAGATGCTTTTATAACTGCAATTTGCAAATCTTCATTACCACCACATTACGCTCTAACTGTTTTGAATGCTGTTACTTCTGGTGTAAACCTTAGACAAG CGCATAGAGATAGTCAGGATATAAATCTTCCTATGGTAGTCCAGTATGGTGAAACAGAATATCGTCAACAAGTTGTAGCAGTTGGTACTCCTCTTCCAACGTCATCAATTCCAGCAGGTACTCAACAAGGACCTGTGATGTTAACTGCAAAAAATTTACAGTCAATGAGAGCATTGCTAAGCTTAGCACATTGTCATGGAGGTATTTTAGGTACATCTTGGCATTTAGTTTTAACTACTTTACAACATCTTGTGTGGATATTGGGCTTAAAACCGTCAACTGGTGGCAGTTTGAAAGCTGGTCGACCTACAGCAGATACTAATGCTGTTATTACCAGTTCTGTTATGGACAACTTGCCCGTTTTGTCAACAATGCTGAGTAAATTGTTCGAATCTAGTCAATATTTAGATGATGTAGCCCTACATCATTTGATAAGTGCTTTGTGTAAACTGTCACAAGAAGCTATGGAACTTGCTTATTCAAATAGAGAACCATCATTATTTGCTGTTGCTAAGCTTTTAGAAACAGGGTTAGTAAATATGTCAAGAATTGAGGTACTTTGGCGACCTCTAACAAATCATCTTCTAGAGGTTTGCCATCACCCTCATATTAGAATGCGTGGTTGGGGAGTAGAAGCTATAACATATTTAGTAAAGTCTGCTCTACATTATAATCACGCTATACCCCTAAGGGAAAATCAGAAACTTCAAACATTGCTTTTGGGACCCTTGTATGAATTATCTTCAGTGCCCCATGGAGATGTTAGACAAAAGCAATTGGAATGTGTGTTACAAATTTTACATACTAATGGAGAGACACTGTCACATGGTTGGCCTCTAGTTCTTGGTATTATTGGAGCTGTAAATGACCAACATGG GGAAAACCTCATTCGTATAGCATTCCAGTGTCTCCAGCTAGTTATAACAGATTTTTTACCTGTGATGCCATGGAGATGTTTACCTTTGTGTGTAGATACTGTCTCTAAATTTGGTTCTCAGACACAAGAATTGAACATATCTTTAACAGCAGTTGGTTTGATG tGGAATATATCAGATTATTTTCACCAGAACCAAGGAAAACTCAGTCAAGCTTCTAATGAAGACAACACTGTTTTGCCAGACTTTCCAGGAACACTTAACATGCCAAGTTTCGACAAACTTTGGATGTGTCTGTATGCAAGGTTAGGGGACTTATGTGTAGATAGCAGACCTGCCGTCAGGAAATCGGCTGGCCAAACCTTATTCTCAACAATATCTGCTCATGGTAGTTTATTAAAACAGTCAACATGGCAGGTTTTGCTTTGGCAGGTCTTGTTTCCTCTATTAGATAAAGTTAGAAGCCTTTCTAATTCTGCTAGTAGTGAAAAAGTAGATGCTGGAGGCAATATTTTGATTCATCATACAAGGAATACTGCTCAAAAACAGTGGGCTGAAACTCAAGTGCTTACATTGTCAGGAGTAGCTAGAGTATTTAATACCAAGAGACAACTCCTCCAAGCTTTAGGAGATTTTCCTAGAGCCTGGTCTATTCTACTAGAATTCATAGAAAATGCAGCtttaagtaaaaataatgaagtatcCATAGCAGCTCTCAAATCCtttcaagaaattttatttcttaacaaaaatcaaaatggtGACAATAAAATATCATGCGATGATAAAGATATTTGGGTTGTTGCGTGGAAAATTTGGGTAAAAATTGGTACAGAGATTACTGTACCATTAATAGAGCAAGAGACACAAGAAGATTTTTATATTCCAAGCCAGATGTTTCTTACAGCCTTAgtacaaatatttccaaatgtaTTTCAGCATGTAAAAATCACATTTACTTTAGAAGATTTAAAACAGTTAGGCGCTGTCCTTTTGAACGCTGTAAGCATTCCTGTATTTGGAGAAACTCCATATATAATCTCCACTTCCTCAGATATTACTTTAACACCGTTACATGATGGAGTTTTGCATGTTATGGAATTATTGCAAAAGGAAGCTctactaaaaaataattcaaaaatgatACCTGAAATATTCACCTTACTATTGTCATTTTCAAAGTTCACTTGCTCTCCTCCAACTTGTTCTAAAGtagaaaataaacataataaaatggCAGATTGGGTGACAATGAACTATGTGCCATTTGGAGAAAAATCTATATCTATGGTTGTAAAACTGTATGAAAAGACTGCTGAAAACCCTGAAGTAATTACAGCAAATATATTGAAAGACATTATTGTAACGCTCCATACTCCTTTAGCTCTTAAGTACAATTGTGTATCAAACAGTATATGGAAATTAGCGGCTAATAGCCTGTTGACAGTACTTAAAGTTGGGCTTAAAGTCGCTAGAGGTCATGGAAATCAATTTGCAACTATGTGGAACGAACTTTACAATACACTCAATGACTTTTTATTTCCAACCAC ATGCGCTCCGGGAGAAAAAGGCTTAGATGAAATGGTTTCTGACGAGGCAACAGATTGTcaaataatagatttattaCGTACTGAAGTCTTACcttattccaaaaatattccaaaagaCTTTATTATGCAAGTTGtgattcttttaaataaaggaTCCATCCATTCTGCTACAAATGTCAAAACTGATGGCGATATTGAACTAACGCTCAGAGAAGAATTTGCAAAAACATGTTTTGAAACATTACTTCAATTTTCTTTGATTGATGGAGCAAACAATGGACTCTTAACTAGTAGTGATGATAAAAACAATGGTATTGCTGGACATTTGGCAGTTACATCTTTATTACATCGGTTTcaagaagttttaaaaaaatacatcgaaGATGAAAAACTTAGTGGAAAATGTCCACTGCCACG ATATCGACTATCCGAGATATCTTTTGTACTGAAAGCCCTAACAACTCTAATAGTTTCTATGAAAAAGGCAACCACTGTGAAAG AAGACAATAAAGCTTGGGAACAACTCATAAATCTCTACCCATATCTAGTGGAATGTACAACAACTTCATCCACTCAAGTGTCGAGACCATTGAGAGAAGCTTTACTACAATTCTGTGATCTTTTACAACCACCACATAATAGAAACAATAATGTTATTAAGATTCCAGATTCATTAATATAG
- the LOC130901234 gene encoding protein MON2 homolog isoform X2, producing MTEMTRTFGLELLESVLTQFSLVFYKNVEFSFLLKERVCALVIKLFSPNIKYRSNVPSSIQQATPFEKPYFPISMRLLRVVSILIQKYHSLLVTECEIFLSLIVKFLDPDKPTWQRSLALEVLHKMTIQPELLNSFCECYDLNVHTTSIFQDIVNSLGAYVQSLFVSPQLQMGAGIPVAQGQPPVYLGGLPAGPGVSPQPGFLLRGVWLPIVATFPTGQTKSTYLEMLDKIEPPIVPDGYGISVAYACLMEIIRSLQITINPQHLPEEPVVPKKENSRELNCQLINSSWCGLLAALSPLVDASTEESVSENVLKAIQTYTSLCGMLDLHTPRDAFITAICKSSLPPHYALTVLNAVTSGVNLRQAHRDSQDINLPMVVQYGETEYRQQVVAVGTPLPTSSIPAGTQQGPVMLTAKNLQSMRALLSLAHCHGGILGTSWHLVLTTLQHLVWILGLKPSTGGSLKAGRPTADTNAVITSSVMDNLPVLSTMLSKLFESSQYLDDVALHHLISALCKLSQEAMELAYSNREPSLFAVAKLLETGLVNMSRIEVLWRPLTNHLLEVCHHPHIRMRGWGVEAITYLVKSALHYNHAIPLRENQKLQTLLLGPLYELSSVPHGDVRQKQLECVLQILHTNGETLSHGWPLVLGIIGAVNDQHGENLIRIAFQCLQLVITDFLPVMPWRCLPLCVDTVSKFGSQTQELNISLTAVGLMWNISDYFHQNQGKLSQASNEDNTVLPDFPGTLNMPSFDKLWMCLYARLGDLCVDSRPAVRKSAGQTLFSTISAHGSLLKQSTWQVLLWQVLFPLLDKVRSLSNSASSEKVDAGGNILIHHTRNTAQKQWAETQVLTLSGVARVFNTKRQLLQALGDFPRAWSILLEFIENAALSKNNEVSIAALKSFQEILFLNKNQNGDNKISCDDKDIWVVAWKIWVKIGTEITVPLIEQETQEDFYIPSQMFLTALVQIFPNVFQHVKITFTLEDLKQLGAVLLNAVSIPVFGETPYIISTSSDITLTPLHDGVLHVMELLQKEALLKNNSKMIPEIFTLLLSFSKFTCSPPTCSKVENKHNKMADWVTMNYVPFGEKSISMVVKLYEKTAENPEVITANILKDIIVTLHTPLALKYNCVSNSIWKLAANSLLTVLKVGLKVARGHGNQFATMWNELYNTLNDFLFPTTCAPGEKGLDEMVSDEATDCQIIDLLRTEVLPYSKNIPKDFIMQVVILLNKGSIHSATNVKTDGDIELTLREEFAKTCFETLLQFSLIDGANNGLLTSSDDKNNGIAGHLAVTSLLHRFQEVLKKYIEDEKLSGKCPLPRYRLSEISFVLKALTTLIVSMKKATTVKEDNKAWEQLINLYPYLVECTTTSSTQVSRPLREALLQFCDLLQPPHNRNNNVIKIPDSLI from the exons ATGACAGAAATGACAAGGACATTTGGACTAGAGTTACTGGAATCAGTATTAACACAATTTTCTTTAGTATTTTATAAG AATGTTGAATTCAGCTTCCTTCTTAAGGAGAGAGTATGTGCTTTagtcataaaattattttccccAAATATTAAATACAGAAGCAATGTACCAAGCAGTATTCAGCAGGCTACTCCATTTGAAAAACCATACTTTCCAATTAGTATGAGACTACTAAGAGTGGTATCCATTCTTATCCAAAAATACCATAGCTTATTG gtGACGGAATGTGAAATATTCTTGtctttaattgtaaaatttctgGATCCTGACAAACCTACTTGGCAGAGGTCACTTGCACTAGAAGTTTTACATAAAATGACTATCCAGCCGGAACTGTTGAACTCATTTTGTGAATGTTATGATTTGAATGTACATACAACAAGCATTTTCCAAGATATTGTGAATTCTTTAGGTGCCTATGTACAATCTTTATTTGTTAGCCCACAATTGCAGATGGGAGCAGGCA ttCCAGTAGCACAAGGTCAGCCTCCTGTGTACCTTGGAGGCTTACCAGCAGGGCCCGGAGTTTCTCCCCAACCAGGCTTTCTTTTGAGAGGAGTATGGTTACCTATTGTAGCTACATTCCCCACTGGACAAACAAAATCTACTTA TTTGGAAATGCTGGATAAAATAGAACCCCCCATAGTTCCAGATGGTTATGGCATATCAGTAGCTTACGCATGTTTGATGGAAATCATCAGATCTCTTCAAATTACCATAAATCCTCAACATCTTCCAGAGGAACCTGTGGTGCCTAAGAAAGAAAATAGTAGAGAGTTAAATTGTCAGCTTATCAACTCCAGTTGGTGTGGATTGTTGGCTGCTTTAAGTCCACTTGTTGATGCTAGTACTGAAGAATCTGTATCTGAGAACGTTTTAAAAGCTATTCAGACTTACACTTCCTTGTGCGGAATGCTTGACTTACACACTCCAAGAGATGCTTTTATAACTGCAATTTGCAAATCTTCATTACCACCACATTACGCTCTAACTGTTTTGAATGCTGTTACTTCTGGTGTAAACCTTAGACAAG CGCATAGAGATAGTCAGGATATAAATCTTCCTATGGTAGTCCAGTATGGTGAAACAGAATATCGTCAACAAGTTGTAGCAGTTGGTACTCCTCTTCCAACGTCATCAATTCCAGCAGGTACTCAACAAGGACCTGTGATGTTAACTGCAAAAAATTTACAGTCAATGAGAGCATTGCTAAGCTTAGCACATTGTCATGGAGGTATTTTAGGTACATCTTGGCATTTAGTTTTAACTACTTTACAACATCTTGTGTGGATATTGGGCTTAAAACCGTCAACTGGTGGCAGTTTGAAAGCTGGTCGACCTACAGCAGATACTAATGCTGTTATTACCAGTTCTGTTATGGACAACTTGCCCGTTTTGTCAACAATGCTGAGTAAATTGTTCGAATCTAGTCAATATTTAGATGATGTAGCCCTACATCATTTGATAAGTGCTTTGTGTAAACTGTCACAAGAAGCTATGGAACTTGCTTATTCAAATAGAGAACCATCATTATTTGCTGTTGCTAAGCTTTTAGAAACAGGGTTAGTAAATATGTCAAGAATTGAGGTACTTTGGCGACCTCTAACAAATCATCTTCTAGAGGTTTGCCATCACCCTCATATTAGAATGCGTGGTTGGGGAGTAGAAGCTATAACATATTTAGTAAAGTCTGCTCTACATTATAATCACGCTATACCCCTAAGGGAAAATCAGAAACTTCAAACATTGCTTTTGGGACCCTTGTATGAATTATCTTCAGTGCCCCATGGAGATGTTAGACAAAAGCAATTGGAATGTGTGTTACAAATTTTACATACTAATGGAGAGACACTGTCACATGGTTGGCCTCTAGTTCTTGGTATTATTGGAGCTGTAAATGACCAACATGG GGAAAACCTCATTCGTATAGCATTCCAGTGTCTCCAGCTAGTTATAACAGATTTTTTACCTGTGATGCCATGGAGATGTTTACCTTTGTGTGTAGATACTGTCTCTAAATTTGGTTCTCAGACACAAGAATTGAACATATCTTTAACAGCAGTTGGTTTGATG tGGAATATATCAGATTATTTTCACCAGAACCAAGGAAAACTCAGTCAAGCTTCTAATGAAGACAACACTGTTTTGCCAGACTTTCCAGGAACACTTAACATGCCAAGTTTCGACAAACTTTGGATGTGTCTGTATGCAAGGTTAGGGGACTTATGTGTAGATAGCAGACCTGCCGTCAGGAAATCGGCTGGCCAAACCTTATTCTCAACAATATCTGCTCATGGTAGTTTATTAAAACAGTCAACATGGCAGGTTTTGCTTTGGCAGGTCTTGTTTCCTCTATTAGATAAAGTTAGAAGCCTTTCTAATTCTGCTAGTAGTGAAAAAGTAGATGCTGGAGGCAATATTTTGATTCATCATACAAGGAATACTGCTCAAAAACAGTGGGCTGAAACTCAAGTGCTTACATTGTCAGGAGTAGCTAGAGTATTTAATACCAAGAGACAACTCCTCCAAGCTTTAGGAGATTTTCCTAGAGCCTGGTCTATTCTACTAGAATTCATAGAAAATGCAGCtttaagtaaaaataatgaagtatcCATAGCAGCTCTCAAATCCtttcaagaaattttatttcttaacaaaaatcaaaatggtGACAATAAAATATCATGCGATGATAAAGATATTTGGGTTGTTGCGTGGAAAATTTGGGTAAAAATTGGTACAGAGATTACTGTACCATTAATAGAGCAAGAGACACAAGAAGATTTTTATATTCCAAGCCAGATGTTTCTTACAGCCTTAgtacaaatatttccaaatgtaTTTCAGCATGTAAAAATCACATTTACTTTAGAAGATTTAAAACAGTTAGGCGCTGTCCTTTTGAACGCTGTAAGCATTCCTGTATTTGGAGAAACTCCATATATAATCTCCACTTCCTCAGATATTACTTTAACACCGTTACATGATGGAGTTTTGCATGTTATGGAATTATTGCAAAAGGAAGCTctactaaaaaataattcaaaaatgatACCTGAAATATTCACCTTACTATTGTCATTTTCAAAGTTCACTTGCTCTCCTCCAACTTGTTCTAAAGtagaaaataaacataataaaatggCAGATTGGGTGACAATGAACTATGTGCCATTTGGAGAAAAATCTATATCTATGGTTGTAAAACTGTATGAAAAGACTGCTGAAAACCCTGAAGTAATTACAGCAAATATATTGAAAGACATTATTGTAACGCTCCATACTCCTTTAGCTCTTAAGTACAATTGTGTATCAAACAGTATATGGAAATTAGCGGCTAATAGCCTGTTGACAGTACTTAAAGTTGGGCTTAAAGTCGCTAGAGGTCATGGAAATCAATTTGCAACTATGTGGAACGAACTTTACAATACACTCAATGACTTTTTATTTCCAACCAC ATGCGCTCCGGGAGAAAAAGGCTTAGATGAAATGGTTTCTGACGAGGCAACAGATTGTcaaataatagatttattaCGTACTGAAGTCTTACcttattccaaaaatattccaaaagaCTTTATTATGCAAGTTGtgattcttttaaataaaggaTCCATCCATTCTGCTACAAATGTCAAAACTGATGGCGATATTGAACTAACGCTCAGAGAAGAATTTGCAAAAACATGTTTTGAAACATTACTTCAATTTTCTTTGATTGATGGAGCAAACAATGGACTCTTAACTAGTAGTGATGATAAAAACAATGGTATTGCTGGACATTTGGCAGTTACATCTTTATTACATCGGTTTcaagaagttttaaaaaaatacatcgaaGATGAAAAACTTAGTGGAAAATGTCCACTGCCACG ATATCGACTATCCGAGATATCTTTTGTACTGAAAGCCCTAACAACTCTAATAGTTTCTATGAAAAAGGCAACCACTGTGAAAG AAGACAATAAAGCTTGGGAACAACTCATAAATCTCTACCCATATCTAGTGGAATGTACAACAACTTCATCCACTCAAGTGTCGAGACCATTGAGAGAAGCTTTACTACAATTCTGTGATCTTTTACAACCACCACATAATAGAAACAATAATGTTATTAAGATTCCAGATTCATTAATATAG